TAATTATGTCAATCCAGGGCTTTTCTCAGACCCAACATCCTCTAAGCTCCTCAGGCTATTGGAAGACAAACATGCTTTATTATTGTAATgcaatagaaaaataaattcaaagtGAGAACAAAACATGGATGGCTGTCACACACATTGTAGTTTTCTTTTTATAGTCACTTGATTCTTCTTCATCTCCAGTTGTCCTATTCCTTACTGCTGCTACATGTAACTCTGGGGTCTAGAAATTCAtgaatgcagtgttttgttgttactGCAGATAACTCATCTTTAGGAAATTGTGTATCTTGTGCTGTCATGTCTTGTTTGTGGATTACATGAATTTATGTCTGGACCTCTACAAGAAGTTGTAAGCTAAATATAAGTGGATGTAAGATGGTTAAtaggagaaacaaaaaaagaaaagccacacaaaataatattcattttttcagACTCTTTCCTTTGaattatttgatgtttttatctcttcatgcCTGtaagaataaaacaacagaaacaaatgattAGGAATTGAAGTGTCCACAACCTTGGAGGACACTTTCTTAAATAGCACATTCTCCgtgttctgtgttttctatTCAAAAACATCATGTTAGCACCTGAAGAAATCATATAATTGAATCGGCTCAACTAAGTTAGCTGTTGGAAAAAGTTGTTAGATGCTCAGGTTGTATGAGGAGGAACATGTTACTGTTTGAGGCGATCTGCAGCTACGCATATTGACCCTGGCATTTTCTATGTTGCAGTACAAAGGTGCTCATGTAAAACCAGGCTTTGCTGAGCATTTCTACAGTAACCCTGGCAGatacaaaggcagagagaacaTGCTGGTAAGTTAAAACCTTGTAGTTAAAGAGAAACCCTTAGTACTGAGATTTTTTGCAAAGCACAGCTAATGTAAACACCTGCTTGCTTTTCTAAACTGCCTCCTGATAAattgtaggtgtgtgtatattttgCCTGAAAGAATTTGTGCCTTTCACCTGCAGTACTATGACACCATTGAGGATGCACTGGGTGGCGTTCAAGAGGCCCACTTCGATGGGCTAATCTTTGTTCACTCTGGCATATACACAGACGAGTGGATTTATATAGAGTCCCCCATCACCATGATTGGTGCAGGTAAGCATGTTGCCTTCACTGAAAGATACATAAGGCATTACCTTGATGTTTGTGCCTCATGTAGGCATGGGCCAATATGAGATTCTGACGGTATGATGACCTTAAGCAAAAACAGCGCTTAGAGCtctaaaatgagttattttgaaattccggctaagaaaaacaactttttttttttattgacattgAACAGGTCTACCTGGGTCACAAGCGCAACAgtcacactctctcttctctcactctcagtgCAGTCACAAAACACCAGAAAGCCAGCAGGCTATATTTAAAACACTGTCGTGATTTTGAACTTTGTGAAGCAACGTTAGTGGGGAAActagctgatgttagctagTTAATTGTTATCTGCTGTGGCTAGACGTGCCAGCTCTCAAAACTCTTTTTGGAGCCACTCTTTGCAAGCACGTCTTGCAAGTTAGCTGCTCTAAATCACAGCCGgcattgttttttcttgtgttgttttttacgGAGCACCGTCCTCTGCCGTCATGGATACAGGTAGACCGTACAGAGCTGACAGCTCGTATGAACCGCAGATGGAGGGCTGCATACGACCCGAGGTGCACCTGTACTTTGTCTTTGAAAAGTCATTTAACAGAGTATGGGCGGCGGCTTATACTGTAGGAGCAGtatcacagaaaatattagTGGTTTTGAAACCTTCAAACCGCGGTATACCTTGAAACCGGTAACCGGCCCATGCCTGGCCTCATGCAATCAGTATCAAGGATAAACACTCACGTGTCTTTATTTCCATATATATGCAGGTGTTAATGAGTGTTTTCCACTTTCTTTGCAGCTCCTGGTAAAGTTGCTGACAAGGTGGTGATAGAGAATACTAGAGACTCTACGTTTGTCTTCATGGAGGGCTCAGAGGATGCCTATGTGGGATACATGACCATCAAGGTAAAAACAGACCTCACCTTTCGCTTGATTTTACGTGTTTTCCAACCACACCTGAAGAATGGCTGAATATGATACGGTCCCATCATAAGACTTCACTGTTATGCTATGTAGTTATAGTGGGATGGCCTGCATAGTCagttatttatcatttaaatataactgaggataaaatcattatttccTTAATGGAGACTCGGTTTTGGTGTGAAGAGAACAGGCTTTAAGTAAGCAAGAATCAGAAATGAGTCGAACAACAAACACAGGCCTTGTAATGATGCTCACAGGCTCTTGATTACAAAATCAAATTGTGTGGTCAGCTCGAAAATGTGGATTGGAaaaggacacttttatgaacaTACAAGAATGACTGAAAGCGGCTTCATTGCCAGATTTTATATTTTGCGATTAAgaatgtttcagtttcagatttgTTAGGTGATCAGATGTTAATCACTTGACGTTTAAAATGCAAACCAATGGAGTATGAATTAACTGTATGCCATGTTTGAGAGCTCAGGCAGCGGACAGGTGGATGTAATCAGACTAAACGATCTGATTGGAATGTAATTCCATGTAATACAATCCCAGTAATGTGGTACACATGACAAGATTGGGATTTTTGACTGATGTGTGAAAGGTGTCATTTCAGACCAATTGTCTGTAGAAAAAAAGCTTTACAATAGTGTCATTATTGCTATTATCAGTGGTACTGATAGTCCTCAGTTGGAAGAGtccagtgtgtatgtgatggGTGGACAGAAGCTTGAGGTGTTGTCAGTAAACTCAGCCTCTGTCTGACCcctgctgctcttctctcctcagTTTAATCCTGATGATAAGTCGGCACAGCACCATAACGCCCACCACTGTCTGGAGATCACAGtcaactgcagccccaacatTGACCACTGCATCATCCGCTCAACATGCACAGGTAACCCACACACAAATCACTTGCAGCTGTGGGAGGTCACAACGACACTAACACCTCTTCAGCTTCAAAAATGACTATAGATATGATTTATAGCATTAACAGTGTGGAGCTATGGTTTTCTATTATTTGAGAAGTACACAGTCCCTAATTTTGGTGTATTACCAAATGATCAGTGTGTTCCTTATTAGCTTGCGTCTTTGGATGAAAGACTAAATAAGTCATTTGGGTCTTGGACTGAACCAAGAAGCCTTGGAGCAGTAGTTTTTTTTGGCAACTACTTTTATTATGACTGATCTCTCTGAAAATTTTTGGGTTCTTGGATTTCAGAGGTGGAGAAAGCAGTGCCAATATTGTGCAGTGTAATTCTACCTCTCGtgtattgtttttgtcaccTCATGTCATTTAATCAAgtgctttattttaattaaatcatgTAGCGCAAAATGGCACATCACATAATTGATACATTGATAATAAATTGAATGTCTTGGGAGCaattttcagtgtgtgaaatCTACAattacctaaaaaaaaaatcacaaccatttgacattttctattgATGAGGATAGTGCTGGTGTGCAGCACTCATTGTTGCTGTTACAGAGATACCAGTATTATCTTTTATGCAAGTGTTGCCCAGCATTGTTAACTGTTAACTTTTATTCTAGACAACTTTTGTCCTTCTAGTAAGTGTGTCAATCAGTGACCACATGCTTGACTTACTGTACGAGCATGTCCGTATGGTATATGCATAGTGTTGGAAGTAGTGACTAGACAgccaaaatgataaattatgccaatcagaaaaaaaaaactgatcaaTAAACTCTCTGATAATCATTTAAGTccttacaaaaaaacaaacttgttgGTTTGCTTGCTCTTGTCTGTTCATATCATTGTAAAAGTGATCATTACTTGCGGCCCTACTGTAGTGTGACCcttctgttttaatgtgtgtagtGGGTTcagctgtatgtgtgagtggCCAGGGAGCGTGTCCAACCATCAAACACTGCAACATCAGCGACTGTGAGAACGTTGGACTGTACATTACAGACCACGCACAGGTAAAAATAACCATTTCCCATGGTTATGGCTTGccacaaatgaataaatgtagactcaaaaatgtttttgcaggcTTTGCTTCTGActgaaaatttgtttttgttccaggGGATTTATGAAGACAATGAAATCAGCAACAATGCGCTAGCAGGAATTTGGGTGAAAAACCATGGTAATCCCATCATTAGGCGTAACCACATCCACCACGGACGAGATGTTGGAGTGTTCACCTTTGATCACGGCATGGTAAATGCACATCAGCTATGTCATGTCCCACAGTGGAGAAACATCACAGACCAGCCATCTAACTTGTCCTCTTTCCTGTGTTTCAGGGTTACTTTGAGAACTGCAACATCCATAGAAACCGTATAGCAGGCTTCGAGGTCAAGGCCTATGCTAACCCCACGGTGGTGCGTTGTGAGATCCATCATGGCCAAACAGGAGGCATCTACGTCCACGAGAAGGGGCGGGGACAGTTTATAGAGAACAAAATCTACGCTAATAACTTTGCTGGTGTGTGGATCACATCCAACAGTGACCCGACGATACGGTGAGAGCACATTCCACAATGACAGCATTTCTAGTAAACCTGTAGAGGCTCATGGGCTATTTGAGTATCGGCTGGGTACTAAATTCAatttcagtggagacagcaaAACATGTAAAGGTCAACGTGGCTGATATTCAGCATCTTTTCATCAGcttcattctgtctctgtctgcataTTTATTCAAAGATTGtgactgttcattttcttttatatttagGGGAAACGCTATATTCAATGGTAACCAAGGAGGTGTGTACATATTTGGAGACGGGCGGGGTTTGATAGAGAGTAACGATATCTATGGTAACGCCTTGGCGGGAATCCAGATCCGAACCAACAGCTGCCCCATTGTGCGGCACAACAAGATCCACGATGGACAGCATGGCGGCATCTATGTGGTAAATACACTCGTCAACGTAAAATGTCTGTATGGTGTTTGATTTATATACAGCTGAGAATTAAATAGGCACATTGTCCTTTACCTGAAAAATTATTGTTTGATTAGttcaaataaaagctaaaaCTTCCAGTGTCAGAGAGTTTTCAACAGTTGTTccttttttgcattttagcaCGAGAAAGGCCAGGGGGTGATCGAGGAGAACGAGGTTTACAGCAACACACTGGCTGGAGTCTGGGTGACCACAGGCAGCACTCCTGTACTCCGCAAGAACCGCATCCACAGCGGCAAGCAGGTAAAAAAAGACACTACTCGGCAtagacaaacactgaccatgTGAAACCCACATACACTGTGCATGTGTCACAGCCAAGTGAGCATTGTTTGAGCTGCTACATAACAATTTAGTGATAGTACAGTTGGTATCAAAAAATCTATTCAGACTTTCTAGttctaaaaatgatttttatttggAGTCTGCGTGCAGTTAAGTCTTAAAGCATTGcatttatattctgtatttaaaaagtgatttaCAACAGtcttaattattttcttttgcctCCTTAGGAATGAATATTGGTTAAATGTTTTGTATTCAGTCATGGGCTGTCAGGAGATGTTACACACCTATGAAGTAAAAAGAATTGATTGTTTTGGCAGCAGATTGTGTTGCTGGAGGCTGTTCAGACCTTGATTATTTTAGTGGTGTGGAAAGTCAGTACCATTAAGCAAACACTTGAACCAGCTACAGTTGCAGGCAAAGAGCTTAATCAGGCCCAGGTcatgtaaatgtaattaattgTTTCACTAGGAATGATTATACTATACTGCTATAATGatcatcattcattcaaaagTCTGACTTTTAACTTGGTGAGCCCTGCAGAAGTCCTGTTAAGAAACCATGCTGTGGTTTGACATGTACAAACATCATAGTTGTTGTAGATAGATAATCCAGGTAAGCTTGTAATTGACTCTTGGTAAGATGCCAAGTGTTCTGAACTGACAGAGGGTGCATTGCACCATGTACATGCCATTTCACCTAAGCATTTAGTGCGTTAACAGGAATAATCTGTTAACTGGATTATTGTTGGAAACAATAGTTTGCAGGATGtcaaaagttaaaataaatgacCTTTGTGAGCTCTTAGCTGGAGCATAATTAGCACCTGCGCTACTCCATTTACGGAAATGTAAATAGTCAAATGTTTTTCCACAAGTCTTGTTTCTGAATGAACCTAAGTAACGCAACAAGGATACCCTTAACAGTTCCATTCCTCTAGTAATTGGGTATGGTGCAGTAATTGATGTCTCCAGCTGTTCACCCAGCCTTTCCAATAatttattactactactgtcaGCTTTCTTATTCTGGAAAAATTATATATTCAAGTATATATCAGTATATATCTATAGTGTTATTGCTGTGTCTTTTCTTCACCTTCAAgaaatttgtatattttcttgtgttcaatgttttaattatttttcctttttttaggTTGGTGTATATTTCTATGACAACGGGCACGGTGTGTTGGAAGACAATGACATCTACAATCACATGTACTCTGGTGTACAAATAAGGTAACAGCAGTGTATCCAATGAGCATACAGTATAGGAGACAATATGAAAAAGCTTCTACACTTAACAgattttctacttttctttttccactctGCTTTGAATGATTCAAATAactgttgttgtattttgacAGGACGGGCAGCAACCCAAAGATCAGGCGCAACAAGATCTGGGGAGGCCAGAATGGAGGAATTTTAGTCTACAACTCAGGTCAGTATCTGACTCTGCCTTTTAGTTTGTCTCTCATGTAGACAGTGTTTTTATAACTTCTGTGTCTGACCCCGCTGTTTGATGTAACAGGTCTGGGCTTCATCGAGGACAATGAGATCTTCGACAATGCCATGGCCGGGGTGTGGATCAAGACGGACAGCAACCCcacactgaggagaaacaagaTTCATGACGGCAGAGATGGAGGCATCTGCATTTTCAATGGAGGCAGAGGTACTGCAGTGTAATCTGTAACTTTCTCCACAGACTCCACAGACTGTCAGATAATTAAGAAATCATCAAATAGCTTCTACAATTTTCCCCGTTTGATAATACAATCAACATACCATTTAACTTGCTAGAATTATGgcatctttttttcctgttaccTTGGTGTTTGTTCCTTGTGATTTTGCTCCTGTATATTTATAGTTTGGGTTGTGAAATCTTTTTCTCCGTAGGTCTGCTGGAAGAGAACGATATCTTCAGGAACGCCCAGGCTGGAGTTCTGATCAGCACCAACAGCCATCCAATTCTCCGCAAGAACCGCATTTTTGATGGCTTTGCTGCCGgtcagcttttttcttttctctctcttttttatttttatttttttttttttttttttatacccCAAAATCAACATAACATCTCCCTTTATCTATtctaattagttttttttttttaatctcctttTGGTGCTGATGGCAggcttttccttttcttccacCAGGTATTGAAATCACTAACCATGCCACAGCCACACTGGAGGGAAACCAGATCTTCAACAATCGCTTCGGAGGACTGTTTCTGGCCTCTGGAGTCAACGTCACCATGAAAGGTAAGTCGCTGCTTTGTGGCATTATAGTTTAGCTCAGTGCTGTCTGCTCACTAACCGCCCtcacctgttcattttctgtccctACTCTGTCAGATAATAAGATTCTAAATAACCAAGATGCCATTGAGAAAGCGGTGAGCAGAGGACAGTGTCTCTACAAGATCTCCAGCTACACCAGTTACCCCATGCATGACTTCTACAGGTAAACTGCATCAGATAAAAGGGTCAGAATAAAACTGGATAGCGCTGTAACTAGtaatcattttaattatcagttaatctgcaactattttaataattgtcagtaacatttgttttctcttatgactgtatatatttttaaatatgacgaatattttggggttttggatGAAAGAAGAagtttgaaaatgtcaccttggCCTTAAGATGGAGACTTTTGAACAcaatttttgtacattttgtcaACTTAAGTATCAGTCCAATTAATAGAAAACAAATCAtctgataaagaaaataatcatttgttgCAATGCTTCATTAAAGACACTGTTAAtttaagaaatatttaaatgtctATTATGGCTGAAATACACAAGTAAGGTAATGTCTCCTGTTTAAtcacttgtctttgtttttatttttccttattttccttacaaatctgttttttctctgca
Above is a window of Lates calcarifer isolate ASB-BC8 linkage group LG23, TLL_Latcal_v3, whole genome shotgun sequence DNA encoding:
- the fbxo11b gene encoding F-box only protein 11 isoform X14, yielding MEVFEYTRPMMHPEPGRFYQVSPEEHEHPNPWKESFQQLYKGAHVKPGFAEHFYSNPGRYKGRENMLYYDTIEDALGGVQEAHFDGLIFVHSGIYTDEWIYIESPITMIGAAPGKVADKVVIENTRDSTFVFMEGSEDAYVGYMTIKFNPDDKSAQHHNAHHCLEITVNCSPNIDHCIIRSTCTVGSAVCVSGQGACPTIKHCNISDCENVGLYITDHAQGIYEDNEISNNALAGIWVKNHGNPIIRRNHIHHGRDVGVFTFDHGMGYFENCNIHRNRIAGFEVKAYANPTVVRCEIHHGQTGGIYVHEKGRGQFIENKIYANNFAGVWITSNSDPTIRGNAIFNGNQGGVYIFGDGRGLIESNDIYGNALAGIQIRTNSCPIVRHNKIHDGQHGGIYVHEKGQGVIEENEVYSNTLAGVWVTTGSTPVLRKNRIHSGKQVGVYFYDNGHGVLEDNDIYNHMYSGVQIRTGSNPKIRRNKIWGGQNGGILVYNSGLGFIEDNEIFDNAMAGVWIKTDSNPTLRRNKIHDGRDGGICIFNGGRGLLEENDIFRNAQAGVLISTNSHPILRKNRIFDGFAAGIEITNHATATLEGNQIFNNRFGGLFLASGVNVTMKDNKILNNQDAIEKAVSRGQCLYKISSYTSYPMHDFYRCHTCNTTDRNAICVNCIKKCHQGHDVEFIRHDRFFCDCGAGTLSNPCTLAGEPTHDTDTLYDSAPPIESNTLQHN
- the fbxo11b gene encoding F-box only protein 11 isoform X6, whose amino-acid sequence is MNSVRATNRRPRRVSRPRPVQPERNNGDRDEEAPAAAAAEMAIEESGPGAQNSPYQLRRKTLLPKRTAAASATASACPSKSPMEGASTSSTEAFGHRAKRARVSAAPAEQYLQQKLPDEVVLKIFSYLLEQDLCQAACVCKRFSQLANDPILWKRLYMEVFEYTRPMMHPEPGRFYQVSPEEHEHPNPWKESFQQLYKGAHVKPGFAEHFYSNPGRYKGRENMLYYDTIEDALGGVQEAHFDGLIFVHSGIYTDEWIYIESPITMIGAAPGKVADKVVIENTRDSTFVFMEGSEDAYVGYMTIKFNPDDKSAQHHNAHHCLEITVNCSPNIDHCIIRSTCTVGSAVCVSGQGACPTIKHCNISDCENVGLYITDHAQGIYEDNEISNNALAGIWVKNHGNPIIRRNHIHHGRDVGVFTFDHGMGYFENCNIHRNRIAGFEVKAYANPTVVRCEIHHGQTGGIYVHEKGRGQFIENKIYANNFAGVWITSNSDPTIRGNAIFNGNQGGVYIFGDGRGLIESNDIYGNALAGIQIRTNSCPIVRHNKIHDGQHGGIYVHEKGQGVIEENEVYSNTLAGVWVTTGSTPVLRKNRIHSGKQVGVYFYDNGHGVLEDNDIYNHMYSGVQIRTGSNPKIRRNKIWGGQNGGILVYNSGLGFIEDNEIFDNAMAGVWIKTDSNPTLRRNKIHDGRDGGICIFNGGRGLLEENDIFRNAQAGVLISTNSHPILRKNRIFDGFAAGIEITNHATATLEGNQIFNNRFGGLFLASGVNVTMKDNKILNNQDAIEKAVSRGQCLYKISSYTSYPMHDFYRCHTCNTTDRNAICVNCIKKCHQGHDVEFIRHDRFFCDCGAGTLSNPCTLAGEPTHDTDTLYDSAPPIESNTLQHN
- the fbxo11b gene encoding F-box only protein 11 isoform X9, with the protein product MNSVRATNRRPRRVSRPRPVQPERNNGDRDEEAPAAAAAEMAIEESGPGAQNSPYQLRRKTLLPKRTAAASATASACPSKSPMEGASTSSTEAFGHRAKRARVSAPAEQYLQQKLPDEVVLKIFSYLLEQDLCQAACVCKRFSQLANDPILWKRLYMEVFEYTRPMMHPEPGRFYQVSPEEHEHPNPWKESFQQLYKGAHVKPGFAEHFYSNPGRYKGRENMLYYDTIEDALGGVQEAHFDGLIFVHSGIYTDEWIYIESPITMIGAAPGKVADKVVIENTRDSTFVFMEGSEDAYVGYMTIKFNPDDKSAQHHNAHHCLEITVNCSPNIDHCIIRSTCTVGSAVCVSGQGACPTIKHCNISDCENVGLYITDHAQGIYEDNEISNNALAGIWVKNHGNPIIRRNHIHHGRDVGVFTFDHGMGYFENCNIHRNRIAGFEVKAYANPTVVRCEIHHGQTGGIYVHEKGRGQFIENKIYANNFAGVWITSNSDPTIRGNAIFNGNQGGVYIFGDGRGLIESNDIYGNALAGIQIRTNSCPIVRHNKIHDGQHGGIYVHEKGQGVIEENEVYSNTLAGVWVTTGSTPVLRKNRIHSGKQVGVYFYDNGHGVLEDNDIYNHMYSGVQIRTGSNPKIRRNKIWGGQNGGILVYNSGLGFIEDNEIFDNAMAGVWIKTDSNPTLRRNKIHDGRDGGICIFNGGRGLLEENDIFRNAQAGVLISTNSHPILRKNRIFDGFAAGIEITNHATATLEGNQIFNNRFGGLFLASGVNVTMKDNKILNNQDAIEKAVSRGQCLYKISSYTSYPMHDFYRCHTCNTTDRNAICVNCIKKCHQGHDVEFIRHDRFFCDCGAGTLSNPCTLAGEPTHDTDTLYDSAPPIESNTLQHN
- the fbxo11b gene encoding F-box only protein 11 isoform X5 — encoded protein: MNSVRATNRRPRRVSRPRPVQPERNNGDRDEEAPAAAAAEMAIEESGPGAQNSPYQLRRKTLLPKRTAAASATASACPSKSPMEGASTSSTEAFGHRAKRARVSGKSHDLPAPAEQYLQQKLPDEVVLKIFSYLLEQDLCQAACVCKRFSQLANDPILWKRLYMEVFEYTRPMMHPEPGRFYQVSPEEHEHPNPWKESFQQLYKGAHVKPGFAEHFYSNPGRYKGRENMLYYDTIEDALGGVQEAHFDGLIFVHSGIYTDEWIYIESPITMIGAAPGKVADKVVIENTRDSTFVFMEGSEDAYVGYMTIKFNPDDKSAQHHNAHHCLEITVNCSPNIDHCIIRSTCTVGSAVCVSGQGACPTIKHCNISDCENVGLYITDHAQGIYEDNEISNNALAGIWVKNHGNPIIRRNHIHHGRDVGVFTFDHGMGYFENCNIHRNRIAGFEVKAYANPTVVRCEIHHGQTGGIYVHEKGRGQFIENKIYANNFAGVWITSNSDPTIRGNAIFNGNQGGVYIFGDGRGLIESNDIYGNALAGIQIRTNSCPIVRHNKIHDGQHGGIYVHEKGQGVIEENEVYSNTLAGVWVTTGSTPVLRKNRIHSGKQVGVYFYDNGHGVLEDNDIYNHMYSGVQIRTGSNPKIRRNKIWGGQNGGILVYNSGLGFIEDNEIFDNAMAGVWIKTDSNPTLRRNKIHDGRDGGICIFNGGRGLLEENDIFRNAQAGVLISTNSHPILRKNRIFDGFAAGIEITNHATATLEGNQIFNNRFGGLFLASGVNVTMKDNKILNNQDAIEKAVSRGQCLYKISSYTSYPMHDFYRCHTCNTTDRNAICVNCIKKCHQGHDVEFIRHDRFFCDCGAGTLSNPCTLAGEPTHDTDTLYDSAPPIESNTLQHN
- the fbxo11b gene encoding F-box only protein 11 isoform X1, translated to MNSVRATNRRPRRVSRPRPVQPERNNGDRDEEAPAAAAAEMAIEESGPGAQNSPYQLRRKTLLPKRTAAASATASACPSKSPMEGASTSSTEAFGHRAKRARVSGKSHDLPAAPAEQYLQQKLPDEVVLKIFSYLLEQDLCQAACVCKRFSQLANDPILWKRLYMEVFEYTRPMMHPEPGRFYQVSPEEHEHPNPWKESFQQLYKGAHVKPGFAEHFYSNPGRYKGRENMLYYDTIEDALGGVQEAHFDGLIFVHSGIYTDEWIYIESPITMIGAAPGKVADKVVIENTRDSTFVFMEGSEDAYVGYMTIKFNPDDKSAQHHNAHHCLEITVNCSPNIDHCIIRSTCTVGSAVCVSGQGACPTIKHCNISDCENVGLYITDHAQGIYEDNEISNNALAGIWVKNHGNPIIRRNHIHHGRDVGVFTFDHGMGYFENCNIHRNRIAGFEVKAYANPTVVRCEIHHGQTGGIYVHEKGRGQFIENKIYANNFAGVWITSNSDPTIRGNAIFNGNQGGVYIFGDGRGLIESNDIYGNALAGIQIRTNSCPIVRHNKIHDGQHGGIYVHEKGQGVIEENEVYSNTLAGVWVTTGSTPVLRKNRIHSGKQVGVYFYDNGHGVLEDNDIYNHMYSGVQIRTGSNPKIRRNKIWGGQNGGILVYNSGLGFIEDNEIFDNAMAGVWIKTDSNPTLRRNKIHDGRDGGICIFNGGRGLLEENDIFRNAQAGVLISTNSHPILRKNRIFDGFAAGIEITNHATATLEGNQIFNNRFGGLFLASGVNVTMKDNKILNNQDAIEKAVSRGQCLYKISSYTSYPMHDFYRCHTCNTTDRNAICVNCIKKCHQGHDVEFIRHDRFFCDCGAGTLSNPCTLAGEPTHDTDTLYDSAPPIESNTLQHN
- the fbxo11b gene encoding F-box only protein 11 isoform X10, with the protein product MEVFEYTRPMMHPEPGRFYQVSPEEHEHPNPWKESFQQLYKGAHVKPGFAEHFYSNPGRYKGRENMLYYDTIEDALGGVQEAHFDGLIFVHSGIYTDEWIYIESPITMIGAAPGKVADKVVIENTRDSTFVFMEGSEDAYVGYMTIKFNPDDKSAQHHNAHHCLEITVNCSPNIDHCIIRSTCTVGSAVCVSGQGACPTIKHCNISDCENVGLYITDHAQGIYEDNEISNNALAGIWVKNHGNPIIRRNHIHHGRDVGVFTFDHGMGYFENCNIHRNRIAGFEVKAYANPTVVRCEIHHGQTGGIYVHEKGRGQFIENKIYANNFAGVWITSNSDPTIRGNAIFNGNQGGVYIFGDGRGLIESNDIYGNALAGIQIRTNSCPIVRHNKIHDGQHGGIYVHEKGQGVIEENEVYSNTLAGVWVTTGSTPVLRKNRIHSGKQVGVYFYDNGHGVLEDNDIYNHMYSGVQIRTGSNPKIRRNKIWGGQNGGILVYNSGLGFIEDNEIFDNAMAGVWIKTDSNPTLRRNKIHDGRDGGICIFNGGRGLLEENDIFRNAQAGVLISTNSHPILRKNRIFDGFAAGIEITNHATATLEGNQIFNNRFGGLFLASGVNVTMKDNKILNNQDAIEKAVSRGQCLYKISSYTSYPMHDFYRCHTCNTTDRNAICVNCIKKCHQGHDVEFIRHDRFFCDCGAGTLSNPCTLAGEPTHDTDTLYDSAPPIESNTLQHN
- the fbxo11b gene encoding F-box only protein 11 isoform X11; the encoded protein is MEVFEYTRPMMHPEPGRFYQVSPEEHEHPNPWKESFQQLYKGAHVKPGFAEHFYSNPGRYKGRENMLYYDTIEDALGGVQEAHFDGLIFVHSGIYTDEWIYIESPITMIGAAPGKVADKVVIENTRDSTFVFMEGSEDAYVGYMTIKFNPDDKSAQHHNAHHCLEITVNCSPNIDHCIIRSTCTVGSAVCVSGQGACPTIKHCNISDCENVGLYITDHAQGIYEDNEISNNALAGIWVKNHGNPIIRRNHIHHGRDVGVFTFDHGMGYFENCNIHRNRIAGFEVKAYANPTVVRCEIHHGQTGGIYVHEKGRGQFIENKIYANNFAGVWITSNSDPTIRGNAIFNGNQGGVYIFGDGRGLIESNDIYGNALAGIQIRTNSCPIVRHNKIHDGQHGGIYVHEKGQGVIEENEVYSNTLAGVWVTTGSTPVLRKNRIHSGKQVGVYFYDNGHGVLEDNDIYNHMYSGVQIRTGSNPKIRRNKIWGGQNGGILVYNSGLGFIEDNEIFDNAMAGVWIKTDSNPTLRRNKIHDGRDGGICIFNGGRGLLEENDIFRNAQAGVLISTNSHPILRKNRIFDGFAAGIEITNHATATLEGNQIFNNRFGGLFLASGVNVTMKDNKILNNQDAIEKAVSRGQCLYKISSYTSYPMHDFYRCHTCNTTDRNAICVNCIKKCHQGHDVEFIRHDRFFCDCGAGTLSNPCTLAGEPTHDTDTLYDSAPPIESNTLQHN
- the fbxo11b gene encoding F-box only protein 11 isoform X12 produces the protein MEVFEYTRPMMHPEPGRFYQVSPEEHEHPNPWKESFQQLYKGAHVKPGFAEHFYSNPGRYKGRENMLYYDTIEDALGGVQEAHFDGLIFVHSGIYTDEWIYIESPITMIGAAPGKVADKVVIENTRDSTFVFMEGSEDAYVGYMTIKFNPDDKSAQHHNAHHCLEITVNCSPNIDHCIIRSTCTVGSAVCVSGQGACPTIKHCNISDCENVGLYITDHAQGIYEDNEISNNALAGIWVKNHGNPIIRRNHIHHGRDVGVFTFDHGMGYFENCNIHRNRIAGFEVKAYANPTVVRCEIHHGQTGGIYVHEKGRGQFIENKIYANNFAGVWITSNSDPTIRGNAIFNGNQGGVYIFGDGRGLIESNDIYGNALAGIQIRTNSCPIVRHNKIHDGQHGGIYVHEKGQGVIEENEVYSNTLAGVWVTTGSTPVLRKNRIHSGKQVGVYFYDNGHGVLEDNDIYNHMYSGVQIRTGSNPKIRRNKIWGGQNGGILVYNSGLGFIEDNEIFDNAMAGVWIKTDSNPTLRRNKIHDGRDGGICIFNGGRGLLEENDIFRNAQAGVLISTNSHPILRKNRIFDGFAAGIEITNHATATLEGNQIFNNRFGGLFLASGVNVTMKDNKILNNQDAIEKAVSRGQCLYKISSYTSYPMHDFYRCHTCNTTDRNAICVNCIKKCHQGHDVEFIRHDRFFCDCGAGTLSNPCTLAGEPTHDTDTLYDSAPPIESNTLQHN